Proteins encoded within one genomic window of Hahella chejuensis KCTC 2396:
- a CDS encoding M12 family metallopeptidase gives MGLGCKRDGGTAMVYRMSWDGKFSESETNVGGPWPNGVVKVFAPEGLDREYVQIVRTTFRRWEHCVLEYWGVQLIKFVEVGAAGNGVATLNFASNSADIGYFPGASTKLGVYGKANIKSLPHEVGHALGLAHEHERDDAPDSVLNTWGANKMALDAYKLNKRNSTRKFETYGTDFDPKSIMMYADQAAGLMDSVDNTRYGGCKIDPGHVVSGDWNPSMGDLEVLGRIYRHYSTI, from the coding sequence ATGGGATTGGGATGTAAAAGAGATGGCGGTACTGCAATGGTTTACCGCATGAGTTGGGATGGCAAGTTCTCTGAGAGTGAAACCAATGTCGGCGGCCCCTGGCCGAACGGCGTGGTGAAGGTGTTCGCGCCGGAGGGGCTGGACAGGGAATATGTGCAGATTGTGCGAACGACATTCCGTCGCTGGGAGCACTGCGTTCTGGAATATTGGGGCGTCCAGTTGATCAAGTTCGTAGAAGTCGGCGCGGCTGGCAATGGCGTGGCCACACTCAATTTCGCCAGCAACTCCGCGGATATCGGATATTTCCCCGGCGCCAGCACCAAGCTGGGAGTCTATGGCAAAGCCAATATCAAGTCGCTGCCCCATGAAGTAGGGCACGCCCTGGGGCTGGCCCATGAGCATGAGCGCGACGATGCGCCAGACAGTGTGCTCAATACCTGGGGCGCTAACAAAATGGCGCTGGACGCCTACAAGCTGAACAAGCGCAACAGCACCCGTAAATTTGAAACCTATGGCACAGATTTCGACCCCAAATCCATCATGATGTATGCGGATCAGGCGGCGGGTCTGATGGACTCGGTCGACAACACCCGTTACGGCGGCTGCAAGATTGATCCCGGTCATGTTGTCAGCGGCGATTGGAACCCCAGTATGGGCGATCTGGAAGTGCTTGGCCGCATCTACCGCCACTATTCGACGATTTAA
- the bluB gene encoding 5,6-dimethylbenzimidazole synthase, which produces MTDSGFSPEERQAVYRAIYERRDMRHFLPDPVDDATLERILQAAHHAPSVGFMQPWRFIRVTEPSLRRDIAATVEKERLLTAEALGERGQEFMRLKVEGVRECPVLLVVMLTDRREKYIFGRRTMPDMDLASASCAIQNLWLAARCEGVGMGWVSLFDPGELAALLQCPVGSEPIAILCLGHVDKFYDAPMLQQENWSQRKVLEELVWFNQWGGAG; this is translated from the coding sequence ATGACAGACAGCGGCTTTTCCCCTGAAGAAAGACAGGCGGTGTATCGCGCCATCTATGAGCGACGCGATATGCGTCATTTCCTGCCGGACCCGGTGGACGACGCGACGTTGGAGCGCATTCTGCAGGCGGCGCATCATGCTCCCAGCGTGGGCTTCATGCAGCCCTGGCGCTTTATTCGCGTCACCGAACCCAGTTTGCGCCGGGATATCGCCGCCACGGTGGAGAAAGAGCGCTTGCTGACGGCGGAGGCGCTGGGCGAACGCGGGCAAGAGTTCATGCGTCTGAAAGTGGAAGGCGTGCGTGAGTGTCCGGTATTGCTGGTGGTGATGCTCACGGATCGCCGCGAAAAATATATCTTTGGCCGTCGCACCATGCCGGATATGGACCTGGCCTCCGCCAGCTGCGCGATTCAAAACCTCTGGCTGGCGGCCCGCTGCGAAGGCGTCGGCATGGGGTGGGTGTCGTTGTTCGATCCCGGCGAGTTAGCCGCGTTGCTGCAATGTCCGGTGGGCAGTGAGCCCATCGCCATTCTGTGTCTGGGACATGTGGACAAATTTTACGACGCGCCCATGCTGCAACAGGAAAACTGGAGTCAGCGCAAGGTCTTGGAGGAACTGGTCTGGTTCAACCAGTGGGGCGGCGCGGGATGA
- a CDS encoding FG-GAP repeat domain-containing protein, whose translation MKTPLIGLTLMLEAGAVLAQPLATDIYGRPLGDDRLTPPMLAPRLATVEAMKFTAEEGSGFTVGAAYKPGKTWIDAVGFGDVDGDGDMELVAVSSFYFDAENDYSVFVFHPTSAGLGEPTRIGYQATGNRNGLSIADLDGDGAEEIIVGHAQGLSVLTHDGAGGFQTSLVGSAAADTLDAVDINRDGIPDLIGLPWSAPATQYFGAGDGSVAYQTTLATNASGYNDQALGDFNHDGAMDLAIMSGQGSGPDFSLHLHDGADAFTAAAPFYLDLNDSASGIASGDFNGDGRDDLAIARGRNSPTYLWVYLQNAAGAMDTPVQLTSHDIPETLRAVDLDGNGYDDILVLHGGWNTLGVYLNGPDGLGEEIRVSIPYASHYDPEGLAVADTDGDGCPDMIAIADYNHGVAPVTFKLCETPPQPTTGSFEGSIGWEPVYHEVTVSGGKIDAQLRFSGRRNDMDLYLYNPDGALVASAATNEAPEKLSYDTEGVVGTYKFKIVSRKSRVANFSLDYVYLP comes from the coding sequence ATGAAAACCCCGCTGATAGGATTGACGCTCATGCTGGAGGCCGGCGCTGTGCTGGCGCAGCCTCTCGCTACGGATATATATGGCCGCCCACTGGGCGATGATCGCCTGACTCCGCCCATGCTGGCCCCTCGCTTAGCCACCGTCGAAGCGATGAAATTCACCGCCGAGGAAGGCTCGGGATTCACGGTCGGCGCCGCCTACAAACCCGGCAAAACCTGGATCGACGCCGTCGGTTTTGGCGACGTGGACGGTGACGGCGACATGGAGCTGGTGGCGGTTTCTTCTTTTTACTTCGATGCAGAAAACGACTACAGCGTTTTTGTCTTTCATCCCACCTCCGCCGGTCTTGGCGAACCCACTCGCATCGGCTATCAAGCCACCGGCAACCGTAACGGACTGTCTATCGCCGATCTGGATGGCGACGGCGCAGAAGAGATTATTGTCGGTCATGCTCAGGGCCTGAGCGTTCTCACTCATGACGGCGCGGGCGGTTTCCAGACCTCTCTGGTCGGCTCTGCGGCAGCGGACACACTGGATGCAGTGGATATCAACCGGGATGGTATTCCAGATCTGATCGGGCTGCCCTGGTCCGCGCCAGCGACGCAGTATTTCGGCGCTGGCGACGGCTCCGTCGCTTATCAAACCACCTTGGCCACCAATGCCAGCGGTTATAACGATCAGGCGCTGGGAGACTTCAACCACGATGGGGCGATGGATCTGGCGATTATGTCCGGGCAGGGCTCCGGACCGGATTTTTCACTGCATTTGCATGACGGGGCCGATGCGTTTACTGCCGCCGCGCCTTTCTATCTGGACCTGAACGACAGCGCCAGCGGCATCGCTTCCGGCGACTTCAATGGCGATGGTCGGGATGATCTGGCGATCGCCAGAGGGCGCAACTCGCCAACGTATCTCTGGGTCTATTTGCAAAACGCCGCCGGCGCCATGGATACGCCGGTACAGCTGACCTCCCACGACATTCCAGAAACCCTGCGCGCCGTGGATCTGGACGGCAATGGATACGATGACATTCTGGTTTTACACGGCGGTTGGAACACCTTGGGCGTGTATCTGAACGGACCGGATGGTTTGGGTGAGGAAATCCGTGTGAGTATTCCCTATGCAAGCCACTATGATCCGGAAGGACTGGCGGTGGCGGACACGGACGGCGACGGCTGCCCGGATATGATCGCCATCGCCGACTATAACCATGGCGTGGCGCCGGTGACGTTCAAACTCTGTGAAACGCCGCCGCAGCCGACTACAGGTTCGTTTGAAGGGAGCATTGGCTGGGAGCCGGTTTACCACGAAGTGACGGTGTCCGGCGGGAAGATCGACGCGCAACTGCGCTTCTCCGGCAGGCGCAACGATATGGATCTGTACTTGTACAACCCCGATGGCGCGCTGGTGGCCAGCGCCGCCACTAACGAAGCGCCGGAAAAGCTCAGCTATGACACGGAAGGCGTTGTGGGAACCTATAAGTTCAAGATTGTGTCGAGAAAGTCTCGTGTGGCCAACTTCAGCCTGGATTATGTTTATCTGCCCTGA
- a CDS encoding helix-turn-helix domain-containing protein produces the protein MASNVVQLPTAQDVEEAKRSSRALAKYASADRVQLSIKGSNNEKDEIVLPGPVVQLLLNILAEMSRGNAISIMPIHAELTTQEAATFLNVSRPFFVKLLENHQLPFRKVGSHRRVLAKDVMDYKSSIDKQRCDSLDELAAVSQKLGMGYDLDSE, from the coding sequence ATGGCGTCTAACGTCGTTCAGTTGCCAACGGCCCAGGACGTAGAGGAAGCGAAGCGATCAAGCAGGGCATTGGCAAAGTACGCCTCAGCTGATCGTGTACAGCTCAGTATCAAAGGTAGTAACAACGAGAAAGATGAAATTGTTTTGCCTGGCCCTGTAGTGCAATTGCTACTTAATATTCTGGCGGAAATGTCACGAGGAAATGCAATTAGCATCATGCCAATCCATGCGGAGTTAACAACTCAAGAGGCGGCTACCTTTCTCAACGTCAGCCGTCCATTTTTTGTGAAGTTACTTGAGAATCATCAGCTTCCGTTTCGTAAAGTTGGGTCTCATAGGCGTGTTCTTGCAAAAGACGTAATGGACTATAAAAGCAGCATAGACAAGCAAAGGTGTGATTCCCTCGATGAGTTAGCGGCGGTATCACAAAAATTAGGAATGGGGTACGACTTGGATTCGGAATAA
- a CDS encoding alpha-amylase family glycosyl hydrolase: MAESYALQGRTQRSDWSDGGVIYQIYPRSFCDSNGDGVGDLNGITEKLDYIASLGVDAVWISPFFKSPMKDFGYDVADYCDVDPIFGTLADFDRMLAAMHERGLKLLIDLVPCHTSDEHPWFQESRSDRSNAKADWYVWRDPKPDGSPPNNWRAHFGGPSWTWDGRRAQYYLHHFLPGQPNLNYRNPAVTEAMLAQAEFWFKRGVDGLRIDAIATLAYDPELTDNPARDLDDPFRQSAAARANPFHLQHHRHSFNQHDEVVTFLTRLRALADRYDGRFLLGEVGGDGMAVSAQYTAGEDRLQSCYNFSLLGAPISGRVVKDIVAAVLAEVGPGKLTFAVGNHDVMRVTSRWAAEATPAQQKTLAKTALTLLMTLPGKACVYQGEELGLTQADLPYELLQDPEGINGWPHAKGRDGCRTPMPWRDDAPCGGFSAGQSWLPLPDEHLAAAANRQEDEADSVLRYARQALALRKARAELRRGRAELLNAPDELFGILRAEGETQVLGIFNLSPQAQTFALPGNRWSEPLLPSDAVISNGEVMLPAFSCCLLENAK; encoded by the coding sequence ATGGCGGAAAGTTATGCATTGCAAGGGCGAACGCAGCGTTCGGATTGGAGCGACGGCGGCGTGATTTATCAGATTTATCCGCGCAGTTTTTGCGATTCCAACGGCGACGGCGTCGGGGATCTGAACGGCATTACGGAAAAGCTGGACTACATCGCCAGCCTGGGCGTAGACGCCGTGTGGATTTCGCCGTTCTTCAAGTCTCCCATGAAGGACTTCGGCTATGACGTGGCGGACTACTGCGACGTCGATCCTATCTTCGGAACACTGGCGGACTTTGACCGCATGTTAGCGGCGATGCATGAACGGGGGTTGAAACTGCTGATCGATCTGGTTCCCTGCCATACCTCCGATGAACATCCCTGGTTCCAGGAAAGCCGCTCCGACCGCAGCAATGCCAAGGCGGACTGGTACGTGTGGCGCGACCCCAAACCGGACGGCAGCCCTCCCAACAACTGGCGCGCGCATTTTGGCGGACCTTCCTGGACCTGGGACGGTCGCCGCGCCCAGTACTATCTGCATCACTTCCTGCCGGGCCAGCCCAACCTGAACTACCGAAATCCGGCCGTGACGGAAGCCATGCTGGCGCAGGCGGAGTTCTGGTTCAAGCGGGGCGTGGACGGCCTGCGCATCGACGCCATCGCCACCCTGGCGTATGACCCTGAACTGACGGATAACCCAGCGAGGGATCTGGACGATCCATTCCGGCAATCCGCCGCGGCGCGGGCCAACCCGTTTCATTTGCAGCACCACCGGCATTCCTTCAATCAGCATGATGAGGTAGTGACGTTTCTGACCCGTCTGCGGGCGTTGGCGGATCGCTATGACGGCCGCTTTCTGCTGGGAGAAGTGGGCGGCGACGGTATGGCGGTGAGCGCTCAATACACGGCGGGGGAGGATCGCCTGCAGTCCTGCTACAATTTTTCCCTCCTGGGCGCGCCCATCAGCGGCCGGGTGGTGAAAGACATTGTGGCGGCGGTGCTGGCGGAAGTCGGTCCCGGCAAGCTGACTTTCGCCGTGGGCAATCACGATGTGATGCGGGTGACCTCGCGCTGGGCGGCGGAGGCGACGCCTGCTCAGCAAAAAACGCTGGCGAAAACCGCGCTGACCTTGCTGATGACGCTGCCGGGCAAAGCCTGTGTGTATCAGGGCGAAGAGTTGGGTCTGACCCAGGCGGACCTGCCTTATGAACTGTTGCAGGACCCGGAAGGCATTAATGGCTGGCCGCACGCCAAAGGCCGCGATGGCTGCCGCACGCCGATGCCCTGGCGCGACGACGCTCCCTGCGGCGGCTTCAGCGCGGGACAAAGTTGGCTGCCGTTGCCGGATGAGCATCTGGCCGCAGCGGCGAACCGGCAGGAAGATGAGGCGGACTCGGTGTTGCGTTATGCCCGGCAGGCGCTGGCGCTGCGTAAGGCGCGGGCCGAGCTGCGGCGGGGACGAGCGGAGTTGCTGAACGCTCCGGATGAGTTGTTTGGGATTTTGCGGGCGGAAGGCGAAACTCAAGTATTAGGGATATTTAACCTCTCTCCTCAGGCGCAGACGTTTGCGTTGCCCGGCAATCGCTGGAGTGAACCGTTACTTCCGTCAGACGCGGTGATTTCTAATGGCGAGGTCATGCTTCCTGCCTTCTCCTGCTGTCTCCTGGAGAATGCGAAGTAG
- a CDS encoding LacI family DNA-binding transcriptional regulator: MKTTIKDVARRTGVSIATVSRVINGLGGYSNDTRKKVLSAIDEMGFRPNAVARGLVSKKTHTIGVMLPDVSGMLAAEILKGIESVAKEQRYSVIVCNTNYSGDRSQEYVRTLKEKQVDGVLAVSEYMTPEKSKALLSLNLPVVLISTLSYSYPFPYVKVDDKQAAYSAVCHLIDKGHRRIAMISGDRADLIAGAPRIEGYVQALRDHGLSVDESLIRYRAEFESFGFHSGALCMEGLLRDKPGQFSAVFAASDELAMGALSCAYRHGVRIPDDLSIIAYDDTRIAEMATPPLTALHQPLFAMGSRAAEMLLDMSAAGTLEADSVIIPHKIIERESVRAL; this comes from the coding sequence ATGAAAACCACCATCAAAGACGTCGCCCGACGCACCGGCGTGTCCATCGCCACGGTGTCCCGGGTCATCAATGGGCTGGGCGGATACTCCAACGACACCCGCAAAAAAGTATTGTCCGCCATCGACGAAATGGGCTTTCGACCCAACGCCGTGGCGCGGGGGCTGGTGAGCAAAAAGACCCACACCATCGGCGTCATGCTGCCGGACGTCTCGGGGATGCTGGCGGCGGAGATCCTCAAGGGCATTGAGTCCGTAGCCAAAGAGCAGCGCTACAGCGTCATTGTCTGCAACACCAATTATTCCGGCGACCGCTCCCAGGAATACGTGCGGACGTTGAAAGAGAAACAGGTGGACGGCGTGCTGGCGGTCAGCGAGTACATGACGCCGGAAAAAAGCAAAGCGCTATTGAGCCTGAATCTGCCTGTCGTGCTGATTTCCACTCTGTCCTACTCCTATCCCTTCCCCTACGTGAAGGTGGATGACAAACAGGCCGCCTACAGCGCCGTCTGCCACCTCATCGACAAAGGCCACCGCCGCATCGCCATGATCAGCGGCGATCGCGCCGACCTCATCGCCGGGGCGCCCCGCATAGAAGGTTATGTTCAGGCGTTGCGGGACCATGGGCTCAGCGTGGATGAGTCGCTGATTCGCTATCGGGCGGAGTTTGAGTCTTTCGGCTTTCACAGCGGCGCGCTGTGTATGGAAGGGTTACTGCGGGACAAGCCCGGCCAGTTCAGCGCCGTGTTCGCCGCCAGCGACGAACTGGCGATGGGCGCGCTATCCTGCGCCTACCGCCATGGCGTCCGCATCCCAGATGATCTGTCGATTATCGCCTACGACGACACCCGCATCGCGGAAATGGCGACGCCGCCGCTGACCGCGCTGCATCAGCCGTTGTTCGCCATGGGCAGTCGTGCGGCGGAAATGCTGTTGGACATGTCCGCCGCCGGAACCCTGGAAGCCGACAGCGTGATCATCCCGCACAAAATTATTGAGCGGGAGTCAGTCCGGGCGCTCTAG
- the cobD gene encoding threonine-phosphate decarboxylase CobD, giving the protein MNGNDFDNGAGHAGPQAEEPVPVHGGDLGKYSQLYGIDPDDWLDLSTGVSPFPYPLTSIPAQVFRRLPYFDPALQQAASAYYGTDSLLAIPGAQWAIQHLPACCAPGAAALPDVGYREHEHHWRRQGFNIVHYPAGDLAGAAARLAQTENLRVLVVINPNNPAARTTPLATLRELAQGLQTRGAVLVADEAFADAEADSSLLGETLPENVVVLRSFGKFFGWPGVRLGFVAAAPYWLAALQRQLGPWTVNSAAQYVATRALRDEAWIVAMRDKLARVSESLQDLLLAQPALKTALECRRTSLFVSVLTTTAQAERIFQRCAQRGVLIRLWRVNAELAYLRFGLFDLEDAGLAGRLTAALDNK; this is encoded by the coding sequence ATGAACGGGAACGACTTCGATAACGGGGCCGGCCATGCGGGCCCTCAGGCGGAAGAGCCGGTTCCCGTCCATGGCGGCGACCTGGGAAAGTACAGTCAACTCTACGGCATTGACCCTGATGACTGGCTGGATCTGTCCACCGGCGTCAGTCCGTTTCCGTACCCATTGACGAGCATTCCGGCGCAAGTCTTTCGGCGTCTGCCTTATTTCGATCCGGCGCTGCAACAGGCCGCCAGCGCTTATTACGGGACGGATTCCCTGCTGGCGATTCCCGGCGCGCAATGGGCGATTCAGCATCTGCCCGCCTGCTGCGCGCCCGGCGCAGCGGCGCTGCCGGACGTCGGTTATCGCGAGCATGAGCATCACTGGCGTCGTCAGGGTTTCAACATCGTCCACTATCCTGCGGGGGATCTGGCGGGGGCGGCGGCGCGTCTGGCGCAGACAGAAAACTTGCGCGTGCTGGTGGTGATTAATCCGAATAACCCCGCCGCCCGTACGACGCCATTGGCGACGCTGCGTGAGTTGGCGCAGGGACTGCAAACTCGCGGCGCGGTGCTAGTGGCGGATGAAGCCTTCGCCGATGCGGAGGCGGATTCCAGCCTGCTGGGCGAGACCTTGCCGGAGAACGTCGTTGTGCTGCGCTCCTTCGGCAAATTTTTTGGCTGGCCGGGAGTGCGTTTGGGATTTGTGGCGGCCGCGCCTTACTGGCTAGCGGCGTTGCAGCGCCAGCTTGGTCCCTGGACGGTGAACAGCGCCGCGCAATATGTGGCGACGCGGGCGCTGCGCGATGAGGCCTGGATTGTCGCCATGCGCGATAAACTGGCGCGAGTGAGCGAGTCATTGCAGGACCTGTTGTTGGCGCAGCCAGCCTTGAAGACAGCGCTTGAATGCCGCCGCACGTCGTTGTTTGTTTCCGTGTTGACGACAACCGCGCAGGCCGAGCGGATTTTCCAACGTTGCGCGCAGCGGGGAGTGCTGATCCGCCTGTGGCGGGTGAATGCCGAGCTGGCGTACTTACGGTTTGGACTTTTTGACTTGGAGGACGCTGGTCTCGCAGGGAGACTGACCGCCGCCCTCGATAACAAATAA
- a CDS encoding CbtB domain-containing protein: MQTKNLSLPLLASNNAALQLIGAMCFGGLILFAVGFLSMDAAHNAAHDTRHAFAFPCH; the protein is encoded by the coding sequence ATGCAAACTAAAAATCTCTCTCTTCCATTGCTGGCTTCCAATAACGCAGCGCTACAACTTATCGGCGCCATGTGTTTCGGCGGACTGATTCTGTTCGCAGTGGGTTTTCTGTCCATGGATGCGGCTCACAACGCCGCCCACGACACCCGGCATGCGTTTGCCTTCCCCTGTCACTAA
- the cbiB gene encoding adenosylcobinamide-phosphate synthase CbiB, with protein sequence METLLILVLALSFDALLGEPRRLHPLVGFGRYAGWVEGGIRIADFSAPTMRALGAAALTAAILPWTAFAWLAGEWSESSAWVRILFSAFVLYLAIGWRSLLDHARRVAAPLRRHDADAARRSLSMIVSRDTAGLSEEEIASAATESALENGNDAIFAAIFWFLVAGIPGVVLYRLSNTLDAMWGYKNARYVNFGWAAARLDDVLNWIPARLTAFSYACCGAMDSALQCWRAQGAHWKSPNAGPVMAAGAGALRVRLGGAATYHGSLQQRPLLGCGDAASAQSIEGACALINRALALWTATVALGACALWLWGAV encoded by the coding sequence ATGGAAACATTGCTGATTCTTGTCCTCGCCCTGAGTTTCGACGCCCTGCTGGGAGAACCGCGCCGGCTGCATCCCCTGGTTGGCTTCGGGCGTTACGCCGGCTGGGTGGAAGGGGGCATCCGCATCGCCGACTTCTCTGCGCCAACGATGCGCGCGCTTGGCGCGGCGGCGTTGACGGCCGCTATTCTGCCCTGGACGGCGTTCGCCTGGCTGGCGGGCGAGTGGAGTGAATCTTCCGCCTGGGTGCGTATCCTTTTCTCCGCTTTCGTACTCTATCTCGCTATCGGCTGGCGCAGTTTGCTGGATCATGCGCGCAGGGTCGCCGCGCCGTTGCGCAGGCATGACGCGGACGCGGCGCGGCGCAGCTTGTCCATGATCGTCAGCCGCGACACGGCGGGACTGAGCGAGGAGGAAATCGCCTCCGCCGCCACGGAATCGGCCCTGGAGAATGGCAACGACGCCATCTTCGCCGCGATCTTCTGGTTTCTGGTCGCAGGCATTCCCGGCGTGGTGTTGTATCGTCTCAGCAATACGCTGGATGCAATGTGGGGCTATAAGAATGCGCGTTATGTGAATTTTGGCTGGGCGGCGGCGCGATTGGACGATGTCCTCAACTGGATTCCCGCCCGCCTGACCGCCTTCAGTTACGCCTGTTGCGGCGCCATGGACAGCGCCCTGCAATGCTGGCGCGCTCAGGGCGCACACTGGAAAAGCCCCAATGCGGGACCGGTAATGGCGGCGGGCGCAGGCGCGCTGCGGGTGCGGCTCGGCGGCGCGGCGACTTATCACGGCAGCCTGCAACAACGGCCGTTGCTGGGCTGCGGCGACGCCGCCTCGGCGCAATCCATCGAAGGCGCCTGTGCGCTCATCAATCGCGCTCTGGCATTGTGGACGGCGACGGTCGCCTTGGGAGCATGCGCGCTGTGGCTGTGGGGAGCGGTTTGA
- a CDS encoding PIN domain-containing protein yields the protein MARYSVILDACVLYPAPLRDLFMRLAMEDLFMARWTDLIHEEWINALMRQGKFLREDLERIKCLMDSHVRDAKVTGFEGLIESISLPDPDDRHVVAAAIRAGADAIVSFNLKDFPTNELEKYDLEVIHPDDFVCFQLELAPGAACQAIKQQREALKNPPIDKEKFLAILQKQQLPQTVNILRQYTSLI from the coding sequence ATGGCTAGGTACTCTGTGATTCTTGATGCTTGCGTACTTTATCCTGCGCCTCTGAGAGACCTTTTTATGCGCTTGGCGATGGAGGATCTATTTATGGCAAGGTGGACGGACCTTATTCATGAGGAATGGATTAATGCGCTGATGAGACAGGGGAAGTTTTTGCGTGAGGACCTAGAGAGAATCAAGTGCTTGATGGATTCTCATGTTAGAGATGCAAAGGTCACAGGATTTGAGGGTTTAATAGAGTCTATCAGTCTGCCAGACCCTGATGACAGACATGTTGTTGCAGCTGCTATTCGCGCCGGAGCTGATGCGATTGTTTCTTTTAATTTAAAGGATTTTCCAACAAACGAGCTTGAAAAGTACGACCTAGAGGTTATTCACCCTGATGACTTTGTATGTTTTCAGTTGGAGTTAGCGCCTGGCGCAGCCTGTCAGGCAATCAAGCAGCAAAGGGAAGCTTTAAAAAATCCTCCAATTGATAAAGAAAAGTTTCTTGCAATTCTGCAAAAGCAACAGTTGCCACAAACGGTTAACATCCTGCGGCAATACACTTCTCTGATATGA
- a CDS encoding CbtA family protein, whose translation MLFQRIILASLLVGLLAGGLLSAVQHSQVTSIILEAETYEGGEEPEPVVMEDHQHAAADAHHEHDHGGAEAGGHHHDEDAWAPEDGLERTLYTLLANVLAGIGFSALMLACMYAARLSGKSGAGWGAGLVWGLAGYGVFFVAPALGLPPEIPGMQAAALENRQLWWIATALVTAIGFALLAFAPGWKKLGGLPLLIIPHLVGAPHANAPEFAAANPQALQALQMLHHQFITAATLTNALFWVIVGLACAWFLRRWSSQDAALQAR comes from the coding sequence ATGTTATTTCAGCGTATTATCCTGGCGTCGCTGCTGGTCGGCCTGTTGGCTGGCGGCCTGCTGAGCGCCGTACAACACTCCCAGGTCACCAGTATCATTCTGGAGGCGGAAACCTACGAAGGCGGCGAGGAGCCTGAGCCGGTCGTAATGGAAGATCACCAGCATGCGGCGGCGGACGCCCATCATGAGCACGACCACGGCGGCGCCGAAGCTGGCGGCCATCATCATGACGAAGACGCCTGGGCCCCGGAAGACGGCCTGGAGCGCACCCTGTATACCCTGCTTGCCAACGTGCTCGCCGGTATCGGCTTCAGCGCCCTGATGCTGGCCTGTATGTACGCCGCCAGACTCAGCGGCAAAAGCGGCGCAGGCTGGGGCGCGGGATTAGTGTGGGGACTGGCGGGCTATGGCGTGTTCTTTGTCGCTCCCGCCCTGGGACTGCCGCCGGAGATTCCCGGTATGCAGGCCGCCGCGCTGGAAAATCGCCAGCTGTGGTGGATCGCCACCGCCTTGGTCACCGCTATCGGGTTCGCTTTGCTGGCGTTCGCGCCGGGATGGAAAAAGCTGGGCGGACTGCCTCTGCTGATTATTCCCCACCTGGTCGGCGCGCCGCACGCCAATGCGCCGGAGTTCGCCGCCGCCAACCCACAGGCTCTGCAAGCGCTACAGATGCTGCATCATCAATTCATCACCGCCGCCACCCTGACCAACGCGTTGTTCTGGGTGATCGTCGGGCTGGCCTGCGCCTGGTTCCTGCGTCGTTGGAGCAGCCAGGACGCTGCGCTGCAGGCGCGCTGA